The Ruegeria sp. YS9 genome contains a region encoding:
- a CDS encoding folylpolyglutamate synthase/dihydrofolate synthase family protein, whose translation MTAKTSDAILDRMMALHPKIIDLTLDRVWRLLAALDNPHLKLPPVIHIAGTNGKGSTQAMIRAGLEGAGRSVHAYTSPHLARFHERIRLAGELISEPELTAVLDECYAANGGENITYFEITTCAALLAFARAKADYTLLEVGLGGRLDATNVIENPAVTVITPVSIDHEQFLGGTLGKIAAEKAGIIKPGVPCIVGPQQDEALEVIEYTAARLGAPLLVHGQHWHVQEENGRLIYQDETGLRDVPLPNLLGAHQIQNAGAALAVLRHLNMGDDAYEAAVTKAEWPARMQRLKSGPLVDQAPQAEIWLDGGHNAAAGVALADVLANLPPKPTHMICGMLNTKDVTGYLAPLAEKATSLTAVSIPGETATLSAEETAAAAARVNLPASTADSVADALKVITDNDPQARVLICGSLYLAGKILQENA comes from the coding sequence ATGACGGCCAAGACGTCCGACGCCATCCTCGACCGGATGATGGCGCTGCACCCCAAGATCATTGATCTGACCTTGGACCGTGTCTGGCGTTTGCTGGCTGCACTGGACAATCCTCATCTGAAACTGCCGCCGGTCATCCATATTGCCGGGACCAACGGCAAGGGCTCGACCCAGGCGATGATCAGAGCGGGGCTTGAGGGGGCAGGGCGCTCGGTACACGCCTATACCTCGCCGCATCTGGCCCGTTTTCATGAACGTATTCGATTGGCCGGAGAGCTGATCTCGGAGCCAGAACTGACGGCGGTTCTGGATGAATGCTACGCTGCCAATGGCGGCGAAAACATCACCTATTTCGAGATCACCACATGCGCCGCCCTGTTGGCCTTTGCCCGTGCCAAGGCAGATTACACTCTGCTCGAGGTCGGGCTGGGCGGGCGTCTGGACGCCACAAATGTGATCGAAAACCCGGCCGTCACGGTTATTACCCCCGTATCCATCGATCATGAACAGTTCCTGGGTGGTACTTTGGGCAAGATCGCGGCGGAAAAAGCGGGCATCATCAAGCCCGGCGTTCCGTGCATTGTCGGCCCGCAACAGGACGAAGCGCTTGAGGTCATCGAATACACAGCCGCCCGATTGGGTGCGCCTTTGTTGGTTCATGGTCAGCACTGGCACGTGCAGGAAGAAAACGGACGTCTGATCTATCAGGACGAAACCGGTTTGCGGGATGTGCCTCTGCCCAACCTTCTGGGCGCGCATCAGATTCAGAATGCGGGCGCAGCGTTGGCGGTTCTGCGCCATCTGAACATGGGCGACGACGCGTACGAAGCTGCCGTGACCAAGGCCGAATGGCCGGCGCGCATGCAGCGTCTGAAATCCGGCCCGCTCGTAGATCAGGCCCCGCAGGCCGAGATTTGGCTGGACGGTGGTCATAACGCCGCCGCAGGTGTCGCGTTGGCGGATGTGTTGGCGAATCTGCCGCCAAAACCGACGCACATGATCTGCGGCATGCTCAACACCAAGGATGTGACCGGGTATCTCGCACCTCTGGCAGAGAAGGCGACAAGTCTGACAGCCGTGTCCATTCCGGGCGAGACCGCAACGCTCAGCGCGGAAGAAACCGCTGCGGCTGCGGCTAGGGTCAACCTGCCCGCATCCACCGCTGACAGCGTAGCGGACGCATTGAAAGTGATCACGGACAATGACCCGCAGGCGCGTGTTCTGATCTGCGGCTCGCTCTATCTGGCCGGAAAAATTCTGCAAGAAAACGCGTAG
- the accD gene encoding acetyl-CoA carboxylase, carboxyltransferase subunit beta, which yields MNWITNYVRPRINSIFSRREVPENLWHKCDECGTMLFHRELAENQNVCTQCDHHMAITPRERFKHLFDGGIFTELEVPAPKDDPLQFRDQKKYPDRMKAAQKKTGEKEAMLVALGEIGRTPIVAAAQDFSFMGGSMGMYVGNAIIAAAQEAVKLKRPLILFSAAGGARMQEGILSLMQMPRTTVAVEMLKEANLPYIVVLTHPTTGGVTASYAMLGDVHISEPNALICFAGPRVIEQTIREKLPEGFQRAEYLLDHGMLDRVTKRTEMRDELITITRMLMNLPPAIMGDLPAPEPTDATDPPAEETDQK from the coding sequence ATGAACTGGATCACAAACTACGTCCGCCCCCGGATAAACTCGATCTTCTCACGCCGCGAAGTGCCTGAAAACCTCTGGCACAAATGCGACGAATGCGGAACGATGCTGTTCCATCGCGAGCTGGCGGAAAACCAGAATGTCTGCACACAGTGCGACCACCACATGGCGATCACGCCGCGTGAGCGGTTCAAGCACTTGTTTGACGGCGGGATCTTTACGGAACTCGAGGTGCCTGCGCCAAAAGACGACCCGTTGCAATTCCGCGATCAGAAGAAATACCCCGACCGCATGAAGGCAGCGCAGAAGAAGACCGGCGAAAAGGAAGCCATGCTGGTCGCCTTGGGTGAAATCGGCCGCACCCCAATCGTGGCCGCCGCGCAGGACTTTTCGTTCATGGGCGGATCAATGGGGATGTATGTCGGCAACGCGATCATCGCTGCCGCGCAGGAAGCGGTGAAACTCAAACGGCCGCTGATCCTTTTCTCGGCAGCCGGTGGCGCCCGTATGCAGGAAGGTATCCTCAGCCTGATGCAGATGCCGCGCACCACTGTGGCAGTCGAGATGCTGAAGGAAGCCAACCTGCCATATATCGTTGTTCTGACTCATCCGACGACTGGCGGGGTCACTGCATCTTATGCGATGCTGGGCGATGTCCATATCTCGGAACCCAATGCGCTGATCTGCTTTGCCGGACCTCGCGTGATCGAGCAGACGATTCGCGAAAAACTGCCCGAAGGCTTTCAGCGTGCCGAATACCTGCTGGATCACGGTATGCTGGACCGTGTCACCAAACGTACCGAAATGCGCGACGAGTTGATCACCATCACGCGGATGCTGATGAATCTGCCGCCGGCGATCATGGGCGATCTGCCTGCACCGGAACCAACCGACGCAACAGACCCCCCCGCCGAAGAGACAGATCAGAAATGA
- a CDS encoding CPBP family intramembrane glutamic endopeptidase, translated as MPKAYSAHDHLVETARGKPEIWRLLLGLLLVAVLVSVLNMVFFTVVAGMGPESWAQTLLMGGSPLALLLLLASFGFIILGVAVAARQVQHRSLVSIVGGYRLAAGQFLKVLKALLILGVVGFLLPPYGFGGSLSQNLPLSTWLLLLPVSALVVLVQTSAEELLFRGYIQQTLAARFQSPVIWMGVPSILFAIGHYTPDMAGDNALLIALWACVFGLLTSDLTARAGTLGPAIALHFFNNIIALLFISLPDNLNGLALFTLPFDASDAEQLRPWLLVDLAVMFVCWLAARLALRR; from the coding sequence ATGCCTAAAGCATATTCCGCTCATGACCATCTGGTCGAAACCGCACGCGGCAAACCGGAAATCTGGCGCCTGTTGCTGGGGCTCTTGCTGGTTGCCGTGCTGGTCAGCGTTCTGAACATGGTGTTTTTTACCGTGGTTGCCGGGATGGGCCCGGAAAGCTGGGCGCAGACGCTTCTGATGGGCGGTTCACCCCTCGCGCTGCTGTTGCTGTTGGCCAGCTTCGGTTTCATCATTCTGGGCGTGGCCGTCGCCGCGCGGCAGGTTCAGCACAGGTCATTGGTGTCCATCGTGGGCGGGTACCGATTGGCCGCGGGTCAATTCCTGAAAGTGTTGAAAGCATTGCTTATTTTGGGCGTTGTCGGGTTCCTGCTGCCGCCTTACGGCTTTGGCGGATCTCTGTCGCAGAACCTGCCATTGTCGACCTGGCTTCTTCTGTTGCCGGTCTCGGCCTTGGTTGTTCTGGTGCAGACCAGCGCCGAAGAACTGTTGTTCCGAGGATATATTCAGCAAACCCTGGCAGCCAGATTCCAATCGCCTGTGATCTGGATGGGGGTGCCCTCCATCCTGTTTGCAATCGGACATTACACGCCCGACATGGCTGGCGACAACGCGCTGCTGATTGCGCTATGGGCTTGCGTTTTCGGTTTGCTGACGTCGGACCTGACGGCACGGGCCGGAACATTGGGGCCAGCTATCGCCTTGCATTTTTTCAACAACATCATTGCGTTGCTGTTCATCTCGTTGCCTGACAACCTGAACGGGCTGGCCCTGTTCACCCTTCCGTTCGATGCATCCGACGCCGAACAGCTTCGTCCCTGGCTTCTGGTGGACCTTGCCGTGATGTTCGTTTGCTGGCTGGCCGCGCGACTTGCGCTCAGGCGTTGA
- a CDS encoding ABC transporter transmembrane domain-containing protein: MESTLFAFIWKYSKKQQLVLLLLTVLSFPFLYASLELPKQIINDAIGAPGDTVTIWNFTVTQVQYLMILCVAFLATVIVSGVMKMRINTMKGVLAERMLRRLRYTLIQRSMRFPKSYFATTSQGELVSMITSEAEPMGGLMGDAIAQPVFQFGQMMTIVTFLFMQSVWFGLASIALIPLQAWLIPKLQRQINLLNKDRIQEVRRLSSEIGETAAGISDLRTNGGWRYRLAQFSHRLGKLFEIRFKIYNKKFFMKFLNNLITQMTPFLFYSVGGYLAITGEVTVGALVAALGAYKDLSGPWKELLTYYNQVQDMSLRWEIVTEKFAPDNMIPEELFEGEPETIPRLTGDIELRNVTVRDSDGKTVLEDLDLTIPRGARVAIQSGQASERSALGQLLTREVLPAQGEVIIAGHDLRGLHQAVIAARIGYAYSRPYLFDGTLGDNLLMPLRTHPRHQADTLRAPTRWQIEAVRAGNSPDSLDDEWIDPGLAGLDDIDDIRDWWFQLVEAMGIDEFMFRRTLRTQFDPEIHPVLAQEVVNLRGTIANRLAEKGLDRYVYRFDPDRFNPAVPLGGNLLFAAPSRDISPDILAGDERFVQMLSAHDLADDVISISQAVMDTLSKTFGRDGADHPLFLKLGMSKDMYHKLLDIEERRKSKGDTAVSDQERALLLTVPFLLTAEQIGPNFPEEYKEKILAIRKSQAKRLRDAMGGMFMSVAPDIYVPRLTVMENAIYGRVSLMAGAHADEIEDVVAEAMNEAGLRRRAAAIIYDLPTGLGGNNLPTVFQERAAFSRAGIKRPDVLILDRALASHDSESRLRTRLKLRELLPDSIMIFMEDHFAHPEAYDLFVEIKDGRIDGVSRSKSTPEDSTSDDLSRKLEIISATELFSGVDGRNQRLLAFSAQWYEAAAGQVIFSRGQAPDAAYLCVSGQARLDWPTDDGQKRPISIIEPGRLIGDLSIITGEPRQLDLVATEDSSFLRIGAEELRAVVESDASVATQLLQTVAGYLTTLSTRINAAQNPEELLPTITDQAIQESTGENA; encoded by the coding sequence ATGGAGTCCACTTTATTTGCCTTCATTTGGAAATATTCGAAGAAACAGCAACTTGTTCTTCTACTGCTCACGGTCCTGTCGTTCCCGTTTCTTTACGCCTCGCTGGAACTTCCCAAACAAATCATCAACGACGCAATCGGCGCGCCGGGTGACACGGTAACCATCTGGAACTTCACCGTGACGCAGGTTCAGTATCTGATGATACTGTGCGTTGCATTCCTGGCGACGGTGATCGTGAGCGGTGTCATGAAGATGCGCATCAACACGATGAAGGGTGTCCTTGCAGAGCGCATGCTGCGGCGCCTGCGCTATACGTTGATCCAACGGTCGATGCGGTTTCCGAAATCCTATTTTGCGACAACTAGCCAGGGTGAGCTGGTATCGATGATCACGTCCGAGGCCGAACCGATGGGTGGCCTGATGGGGGATGCCATCGCGCAGCCGGTTTTCCAGTTCGGCCAGATGATGACGATCGTCACCTTCCTGTTCATGCAAAGCGTTTGGTTCGGACTTGCCAGTATCGCGCTGATCCCGCTTCAGGCCTGGCTGATCCCCAAGCTTCAGCGGCAAATCAACCTTCTGAACAAGGACCGCATTCAGGAAGTTCGACGTCTGAGCTCGGAGATCGGCGAAACTGCGGCGGGTATCAGCGATCTGCGTACCAACGGAGGATGGCGCTATCGCCTTGCGCAATTCAGCCATCGGCTGGGGAAACTGTTCGAGATCCGTTTCAAGATCTACAACAAAAAATTCTTCATGAAGTTCCTCAACAACCTGATAACTCAGATGACACCTTTCCTGTTTTATTCAGTGGGTGGATATCTGGCGATTACCGGTGAAGTGACCGTCGGTGCGCTGGTTGCCGCGTTGGGCGCCTACAAGGATCTGAGCGGCCCGTGGAAGGAATTGCTGACCTATTACAACCAGGTCCAGGACATGTCTTTGCGGTGGGAAATCGTCACCGAGAAGTTTGCGCCGGACAACATGATACCGGAAGAACTGTTCGAGGGTGAACCTGAAACCATCCCGCGACTGACTGGCGACATCGAGCTGCGAAACGTGACGGTTCGCGACAGCGATGGTAAAACCGTTCTCGAAGATCTTGATCTGACCATTCCGCGTGGCGCGCGCGTCGCAATTCAGTCTGGACAGGCGTCGGAACGCAGTGCGTTGGGACAGCTTCTGACACGTGAGGTGTTGCCGGCTCAGGGTGAGGTGATCATAGCCGGGCATGATCTGCGGGGTCTGCATCAGGCCGTCATCGCGGCCCGGATCGGCTATGCCTATTCGCGCCCCTACCTGTTCGACGGGACGTTGGGCGACAACCTCTTGATGCCTTTGCGCACGCATCCGCGACATCAAGCAGATACGCTCAGGGCCCCGACGCGGTGGCAGATCGAAGCTGTTCGCGCAGGCAATTCACCGGATTCTCTGGACGATGAATGGATTGATCCGGGTCTCGCCGGTCTTGACGATATCGACGACATACGTGACTGGTGGTTCCAGCTGGTGGAAGCGATGGGCATCGACGAGTTCATGTTCCGCCGCACATTGCGTACGCAGTTCGACCCGGAGATTCACCCGGTTCTGGCACAGGAAGTTGTCAATCTACGAGGGACCATCGCCAATCGCCTGGCTGAAAAGGGGCTTGATCGCTATGTGTACCGGTTTGACCCTGATCGGTTCAACCCGGCAGTTCCGCTGGGTGGCAACCTGTTGTTCGCCGCACCATCCAGGGACATTTCTCCGGATATACTGGCGGGTGACGAACGGTTCGTTCAGATGCTCAGCGCCCATGATCTGGCGGACGACGTGATCAGCATCTCTCAGGCTGTCATGGATACGCTCAGCAAGACCTTCGGGCGGGACGGGGCGGATCACCCGCTTTTCCTGAAGCTTGGCATGTCCAAAGACATGTATCACAAATTGCTGGATATCGAAGAACGGCGCAAATCCAAAGGCGATACGGCAGTGAGCGACCAGGAGCGTGCCTTGCTATTGACGGTACCGTTCCTGTTGACGGCCGAGCAGATCGGCCCAAACTTCCCGGAAGAATACAAGGAAAAGATTCTTGCCATCCGCAAAAGCCAGGCCAAGCGGTTGCGGGATGCGATGGGCGGCATGTTCATGTCAGTTGCGCCGGACATTTATGTGCCGCGCCTGACCGTGATGGAAAACGCGATCTACGGCCGGGTGTCGTTGATGGCCGGTGCACACGCGGACGAAATAGAAGACGTTGTGGCCGAAGCCATGAACGAAGCCGGCCTGCGACGCCGTGCAGCTGCCATCATCTACGATCTGCCAACAGGCCTGGGCGGGAACAATCTGCCGACCGTCTTTCAGGAGCGTGCCGCGTTCTCACGCGCGGGGATCAAACGGCCTGACGTCCTGATTCTGGACAGGGCCCTGGCAAGTCATGATTCCGAAAGCCGGTTGCGCACCCGCCTGAAACTGCGGGAATTGTTGCCGGATTCCATCATGATCTTTATGGAAGATCACTTTGCACATCCCGAAGCGTATGATCTGTTTGTGGAAATCAAGGATGGTCGTATCGACGGTGTGTCTCGATCCAAATCCACGCCAGAAGACAGCACGTCTGACGATCTGAGCCGCAAGCTCGAGATCATTTCCGCGACCGAGTTGTTTTCCGGTGTGGATGGCCGCAACCAGCGGCTGCTTGCTTTCTCAGCGCAATGGTACGAAGCAGCAGCGGGGCAAGTCATCTTCTCGCGTGGTCAGGCGCCCGACGCGGCGTATCTGTGCGTCTCGGGGCAGGCCAGGCTGGACTGGCCCACGGATGATGGACAAAAACGCCCGATCTCGATCATCGAGCCCGGGCGACTGATCGGTGATCTCTCGATCATCACGGGAGAGCCCAGACAACTGGATCTGGTCGCCACCGAAGATAGCAGTTTCCTGCGTATCGGTGCCGAGGAACTGCGTGCGGTGGTCGAAAGCGACGCTTCGGTTGCGACGCAATTGCTACAGACTGTTGCGGGGTATCTGACTACGTTGTCCACAAGAATCAATGCGGCGCAGAACCCCGAGGAACTGCTCCCGACCATTACGGATCAGGCGATTCAGGAAAGCACGGGTGAAAATGCCTAA
- a CDS encoding DUF6478 family protein, producing the protein MGRILDRYFHRKILRRWRRAAHQAPYASQADLRLQRDQARGLRRHLDHLIQQADSRLIRPTIGSTQFPKPVGTDWSCRPDLWRGPLTQPGVASAPRKTVLDRQVSLFHDCPLSEIAVRQIRNRGDRDLAPFSLVVEVFSFGGSFLSVSVELPEDAAIHLTREHLVRVETLIECEKPLGVFARLNIQHGPNMEQVLRSLDPGEVSKAVDFDLAHLPLNERRVEKIWLDLIFEAPEMNRMVVRDLTFCRFHRADL; encoded by the coding sequence ATGGGCAGGATTCTGGATCGCTATTTTCATCGCAAGATTCTGAGGCGCTGGCGCCGGGCCGCGCATCAGGCGCCGTATGCCAGCCAGGCGGATTTGCGTTTGCAACGGGATCAGGCCCGCGGTTTGCGCAGGCATCTTGATCATTTGATTCAGCAGGCAGACAGCCGCCTGATCCGGCCAACGATTGGGTCCACGCAGTTTCCCAAACCCGTCGGAACAGACTGGAGCTGCCGACCCGACCTATGGCGCGGACCTCTGACGCAACCGGGTGTGGCTTCGGCGCCGCGAAAGACCGTTCTGGACCGTCAGGTCAGCCTGTTCCACGATTGCCCGCTTTCCGAAATTGCCGTGCGGCAAATCCGAAACAGAGGGGACAGAGATCTGGCTCCGTTCAGTCTCGTGGTCGAGGTTTTCAGCTTTGGGGGATCCTTTCTGTCCGTTTCGGTCGAATTGCCTGAGGACGCTGCAATTCACCTAACGCGCGAGCACCTTGTGAGGGTTGAAACCCTGATCGAGTGTGAAAAGCCATTGGGCGTGTTCGCGCGCCTCAACATTCAGCACGGGCCCAATATGGAACAGGTGTTGCGAAGCCTTGATCCCGGCGAGGTGTCAAAAGCCGTGGATTTTGATCTTGCGCACCTTCCCCTGAATGAGCGCAGGGTCGAAAAAATCTGGCTGGATCTGATTTTTGAGGCGCCCGAAATGAATCGCATGGTGGTCCGGGATCTTACGTTTTGCCGTTTTCATCGCGCCGATTTGTGA
- a CDS encoding MFS transporter has translation MDRSSIVKVIALMVTGFGIGIDFTGALMLVPAIENSFDADITSTQWVLNIYALFFAMTMVAGGRLGDMYGHRRMMLFGLSIFLFSSVMCFVSPSLDFLVIARALQGIGAGCVWPCTLAFGATKVSKPEHRALVMGLILAGVTTGNVFGPMISGLAVNLGEWRYFFLANVVFSCISMATALVLMERETHHKKGEHLDLAGMGVLSFAVLALLYGLDVGADWGWTSVPLVMLFFISAALFILFPKVEKRVTEPLLLPQMMQNREFRITLGLNMFNVSAAFVGLLYFPQYMQKVLGWSTFESALGLAPLTVLLAVGSIVSGTLYNDFGPKRLLFWGYLIATIGAATIVVMPSDLGYFRILPGMAMIGLGATLTVGPSGTAAMCAVKPERAGLVGGLSFMTHLVYSAISVACATAIMYVVSLSELRQYVAASGIKLTEAELRAINGGTLDTPSAHAVISRLSPGEAETVHRALSAAFDGGMSMAFVFSALSVSVGLVLALLLDEKKLHRIES, from the coding sequence ATGGATCGCAGCAGCATAGTCAAAGTCATCGCGTTGATGGTGACAGGGTTTGGCATCGGCATCGATTTTACCGGCGCCCTGATGCTGGTGCCTGCGATCGAAAACAGCTTTGACGCCGATATCACCAGCACCCAATGGGTTCTGAACATCTATGCCTTGTTTTTCGCCATGACCATGGTCGCAGGCGGGCGGCTTGGCGACATGTACGGCCACCGCAGGATGATGCTTTTTGGCCTGTCGATCTTTCTGTTTTCCTCGGTCATGTGCTTTGTTTCGCCCAGTCTTGATTTTCTTGTCATTGCGCGTGCGCTGCAAGGCATCGGCGCGGGTTGTGTGTGGCCCTGCACGCTGGCCTTCGGGGCAACCAAAGTATCAAAACCAGAACATCGGGCCCTGGTGATGGGGCTTATTCTGGCGGGTGTGACGACCGGCAACGTGTTTGGCCCGATGATCAGCGGCTTGGCTGTGAACCTGGGGGAGTGGCGGTATTTCTTCCTCGCCAATGTGGTCTTTTCCTGCATTTCGATGGCCACCGCGCTGGTCCTGATGGAACGGGAAACCCACCACAAAAAGGGTGAGCATCTCGACCTCGCCGGAATGGGTGTTTTGTCCTTTGCCGTATTAGCTCTGCTTTACGGTCTGGATGTGGGCGCGGATTGGGGATGGACGTCCGTTCCGTTGGTGATGCTGTTTTTCATCAGCGCTGCGCTTTTCATTCTGTTCCCCAAAGTCGAAAAACGCGTGACAGAGCCGCTGCTTTTGCCGCAGATGATGCAAAACCGCGAGTTTCGCATCACCCTTGGCCTGAACATGTTCAACGTGTCTGCGGCTTTTGTGGGGCTGCTGTATTTCCCGCAATACATGCAAAAGGTGCTGGGCTGGTCGACGTTTGAATCTGCACTGGGTTTGGCGCCGCTAACCGTGTTGCTTGCCGTGGGATCAATTGTTTCAGGCACGCTTTACAATGATTTCGGCCCCAAGCGGTTGCTGTTCTGGGGGTATCTGATTGCCACGATTGGGGCCGCGACGATTGTGGTGATGCCCAGCGATCTGGGGTACTTTCGTATCCTGCCCGGCATGGCGATGATCGGACTGGGCGCAACTTTGACGGTTGGGCCGTCCGGCACTGCTGCAATGTGTGCCGTGAAGCCGGAACGAGCTGGGCTGGTTGGCGGCCTGAGCTTCATGACCCACCTGGTTTATAGCGCAATCTCTGTCGCCTGCGCCACGGCCATCATGTACGTCGTCAGCCTGTCTGAGCTTCGCCAGTATGTGGCCGCTTCCGGTATCAAGCTGACGGAAGCAGAGCTTCGCGCGATCAACGGCGGAACACTGGATACGCCATCCGCCCACGCGGTTATCAGCAGGTTGTCACCCGGCGAGGCAGAGACGGTTCATCGGGCATTGTCGGCAGCGTTTGACGGCGGGATGAGTATGGCTTTCGTCTTTTCGGCCTTGTCCGTTTCGGTCGGTCTCGTTCTGGCGCTGCTTCTCGACGAAAAGAAACTGCACCGGATCGAAAGCTGA
- a CDS encoding S41 family peptidase → MKKFVMAGLAGTLAGILATTQIAGPLLAQEAVNKASVYEQLDLFGDIFERIRAQYVEEVEPEELIEAAIDGMLTSLDPHSSYLSPDDAEQMRVQTRGEFGGLGIEVTQEDGFVKVVSPIDDTPADEAGIEAGDFITHVDGESILGLTLDKAVDLMRGPVGSEIVITVVREGEPDPFDVTIIRDTIKLTAVRARTEGTSVVLRVTTFNDQTFPNLQEGLREKIEEAGGIDKVNGVVLDLRNNPGGLLTQAIKVSDAFLNEGEIVSTRGRDPEEGERFNATPGDLAEGKPIVVLINGGSASASEIVAGALQDHRRAIVVGTKSFGKGSVQTVMPLRGDGAMRLTTSRYYTPSGRSIQALGVSPDIIVEQPRPAPEPEEEETNARSRSEADLRGSLNNDSLSEDEIRQIEEDRAKAQATAELREEDYQLAYAIDILKGLSAFNPNGPSQ, encoded by the coding sequence ATGAAGAAATTTGTGATGGCCGGTTTGGCCGGAACGTTGGCAGGCATTCTTGCAACAACGCAGATCGCAGGCCCCCTGTTGGCGCAAGAGGCCGTGAACAAGGCCAGCGTCTATGAACAGCTTGACCTGTTCGGTGACATTTTCGAGCGCATCCGCGCACAATATGTCGAAGAGGTCGAGCCCGAAGAACTGATCGAGGCTGCAATCGATGGCATGCTGACCTCTCTTGATCCGCATTCCAGTTATCTCTCGCCCGATGATGCCGAACAGATGCGCGTGCAGACCCGGGGCGAGTTCGGTGGGCTGGGCATTGAGGTCACGCAGGAAGACGGTTTTGTCAAAGTCGTGTCACCCATCGACGACACACCCGCTGACGAGGCCGGGATCGAAGCCGGCGATTTCATCACACATGTGGATGGCGAAAGCATTCTGGGCCTGACGCTGGACAAGGCGGTGGATCTGATGCGGGGTCCGGTCGGCTCCGAGATCGTCATTACCGTCGTGCGCGAAGGCGAGCCTGATCCCTTCGACGTCACCATTATCCGTGACACGATCAAGCTGACCGCCGTTCGTGCGCGCACCGAAGGCACGAGCGTCGTCCTGCGCGTAACGACCTTCAATGATCAGACCTTCCCCAACTTGCAGGAAGGGTTACGGGAAAAGATCGAAGAAGCCGGTGGCATCGACAAGGTCAATGGTGTCGTACTGGACCTGCGCAACAACCCGGGCGGTCTGTTGACACAGGCCATCAAAGTTTCGGATGCGTTCCTGAACGAAGGTGAAATCGTCTCGACCCGTGGACGGGACCCGGAAGAGGGTGAGCGGTTCAATGCCACCCCCGGCGATCTGGCGGAAGGCAAACCCATTGTCGTGCTGATCAATGGCGGTTCGGCTTCTGCGTCCGAAATCGTTGCCGGTGCCTTGCAGGATCATCGCCGCGCTATCGTCGTCGGCACCAAAAGCTTCGGCAAGGGGTCGGTTCAGACGGTGATGCCGCTGCGGGGCGATGGTGCGATGCGCCTGACCACGTCCCGGTATTACACCCCGTCAGGGCGGTCGATTCAGGCTCTGGGCGTCAGCCCTGATATCATCGTGGAACAACCCCGCCCGGCGCCTGAACCGGAAGAGGAAGAAACCAATGCCCGTTCACGGTCCGAGGCCGACCTGCGCGGCAGCCTCAACAATGACAGCCTGAGCGAAGACGAGATTCGCCAGATCGAAGAAGATCGCGCCAAGGCCCAGGCAACGGCAGAGCTGAGGGAAGAGGATTACCAGCTGGCCTATGCCATTGATATCCTGAAGGGGTTGTCGGCCTTCAACCCCAACGGGCCGTCACAGTAA